ATCTATCCAGACCTGGCACCTCTCCCCATCTAGAAGCCTGGGAACCCTGTATTCTCAAACAGATAAGAGCCATCAGTGTGGAAAGCCAGTTAGGACTTGTGACCGTAGATTGTTGATAGGGCCCTTGCCTAGCCAGAGGCCAGGCTGGCACATACAGAGACCATGGGTCCTCTCTGTCCCCCGGGAGCAGGGGAGCCAGGGTCCTTCAGAGAGCAGTGCTAGTGGGAGGAAAAGTGggattcccctcccccaccccagggcaCCTCAGAAACTGAAGGCATCCTGGCTGTGTATGTTTTATTAAGATAAGTCACCAACAACTTAGGTCGTTCATTAACCACAAGGCACCTCTGATAAGCTATATAGATAGGAATCTATCAGTCATTTGAGTTCTGTTTGCCCCACGAAGAGTGTCCCTTCCCTCCACTGAGCCACTACAGGGACAGCGGGCAGGTTTCCAGTTACTGGACATCTGAGGCCAAAGGGACATCTTTACCTCTGTGGACTTAAAATGGGGGATCATTTTAGCCTGGGCGCCATGGACCAGCCCCAGGTTGTTTGGCAAAATCAAGGCTCTCTTTCCCAACACCATAGATGCAAGGGTGAAGGGTGAGCCTGGTACTCAAACCATGCTGTCACGGTAGGATCCGTCCTGGGTGAGAATGAAGGCCGACAGGAgctgacacacttcctctcaaGTCCACAGCAGGGCTCAGAACCTCAACCAGAGCCAGCCATAGGCAGGTGTTGGCGATGTCCCATCATTAGCCTTGAAGCCTCCCTGGGCACCCGCCAGAAAGCTAGTTGGGAATGTGTCTTGTAAGGACACTTGGGACTGCCCTGGAGGGTAGTACCCTGCATAACGAAGgatgtggtctgggcagccagaggCCACAGTCTTTGCCAATTCAGCCCAAGGGAAGCCAGCCCAGCCCTCCGCACCTAGGGTTCTCGGCGGGGATGAGCACGTTTGAATGGCCTGTTTTGGAAACACTCCTCTTTGAGAAGGAGGTTGGGAGTCGGGCCACTACTGAGGCTGGGTCCCGTGTCCTGTGATACACAGGGCTGTCTCTGCCTCAAGGGCACTCCAGGACATGCTTGGCCCTGCTCCCGAAGCCATACAGCCTGGCAGCTATAAAAGGTAATGAAAGATGCATTCAGACTCCTCCAGGCTGGAGCTCGGGCACAGCCAGCCCAGCTTGTGGTGGGGACAGACTGCCAGAAGCAGCCTCATGCTCGCTGGTCCAGACCACAGGGCCCAGGTTCCAGGCCGAGCCcccatccatctgtccgtctTTCTGGGACCTCTCCCAGACTCCGCTCCTCTGCCACCAACCCTGGGCTCCTCAGAGTACATCggggctgtgggaactgggcacgGCCTCCCCACACCATTGCAGCTGCAGGCTGGAGGAGAACCAGTGGCGTGGCTGGCCCAGGCTGCAGTGCAGCGTGGTGCGGAAAGAGCTGCGGGCCAGCTTGGGGAAGATGATCGCCGTGCTTCCGAACCGCAGGGCACGTGGGCGAGGCTCCAGGGTCAGCTGGCTGCGGTAGCTGCGCCACGTGCAGTTGGGTGCCGCCACTATGGTCTCACTGTAGGCTGTGACTGTAGGCACCGGAGCGTAGAAGATCTTGTCGCGGAAGTACCTCTCTGAGGCGTAGGTGACCTCAGAGTTGCAGCTGGGGAGGACAGTAGGTAACGAAGGTGGTTAGCCTACCACCCTCGGTGGGCTAGCCTTACACAAAACCCTCTTCTTGACCTTGACTGTGAAAGGTCAAAGTCCCAGCTGGGACAAGCAGCACAGACAGCTGGACCCTAAATTGGGGGTTGGAGGGAGACTAAAAAGGACACAATTGGGATGATGGATGCTGTTTAGGCAGTGACTTTGTGGCCCTGGATTGTCACCGTGGAGGGATATCTATGTTGTTGGAGTATTAGGGGGCAGGGTCTAACTATGGGAAAGGTCACATGGGAAAAGAAAGCAGATGCCTCCTGTGGTCTACTCCCAACTTTGTTATGTTGGAAGGCCTATGAAGGTTCCCGCAGCCCTGGCTGGTGGGTGAGGCCACCATTCAGAGGGACCAGGCAGTGACCCAAGAAGGCCTGGGGGGGCGGGGCAGCACCAGAGGGTAGGAGTTGTTGAGTCCCAAACTGGCTGCTCTGCCCTCACAGGCAGAACCCCTTCACCAGCTCAGCAGGTCAGGGAGGACCCACCCGGCTGCTCTGCCCTCACAGGCAGGACCCCTTCACCAGCTCGGCAGGTCAGGGAGGACCCACCCACTCACCGGATTTCATGCGCAGGTTCGGGGTCCACCTTGATGCTCTCTCCAAAGAATACAGGCAGCAGACGGGGCCTCATCTCCTGGGCTGGGGGACTTTGGAAGAGGGAAGTGGCCTATGTGGAGAAATGGAGGGTCACGATTTATACACTACCCCCAGTACTGAGAACAGGGGGTCAGACGGACAGGCATCCCCACATCCCTGTCTGCCTGACCCCATGAGGGTGGGGCATGACTATCCTCCCCATGCATCGGCACCCAGGTGGGATAGATAGCTCCTGAGTCAGGTGGATGCACCTGGCTCCCAGGGAACCCCAGGCAACCTCAGTATCGGGTGACCTCAGCACTGACCCCGTCACAAACTTCCAGATGAGGTGTTTATGGGAATAATACCAGAGAGGCTGTTTGTAGCTTTGTGTCCCCCACACATACAAGGTAAGTTATGCTGAGGAACTGTCATGCCCTGGGCACAGCACGGGGTCCCATGTGACTGCTGAGGAGGGAGAACACGCACCCAGGCTAAGGCTGAAGAACTAAGCATTCAGTTCAGAGAGGTGGGTGCATTCTACATGGTACTGAGCACTGCAGAGCCTAAAACACCGAGTGAGCCTGCTACCACGGGACCACTGCCCCTGCTTGATTCACCTggaatcaaaaaataaaaccaacaacaaaaaaccagccAGTGGACTGGGGCATTAGCTCAGGCATTAGAGGCTGCGTGAGACCTTGTGTTCCATCTCCAGAACCCCATAAATGGgtggcacacctgtaaccccagcactcagaaggtggcgTCATGAGGTTCAAGAGTTAAAGGCCAACCTCAGGTGCACAGAGAGAACCTGGAGACAGATGGAAAAAGAGGGGACCCAACACTGCTGCCTGGACAGCCCCATTTCAGTCAGACGTCCCACATGACTCGGTCAGTCGAACATAAAGCCCAGTTCAAATGGAGGAGGCTGGGGGGGTGTGCTCTGCTCCCCAGTTCAAATGGAGGAGGCTGGGGGGTGTGCTCTGTTCCCCAGTTCAAATGGAGGAGGCTGGGGTGTGTGCTCTGCTCCCCGTTGCTCTGCTCCCCGTTCAAATGGAGGAGTGGGGGTACTGCTCTCCAAAGGGCCCCACTGGAAAAACAGTTCAGCTGCCCCCAGGGAATGCAGGCactgagagagagaacagagcccAGATGTCCACTGGGGACAGGGCAGCTGGGCACAACATACCCAAGGGGTCTACCAAGGGTTCTAGggctggaagggaagggaactgGGTGGCAGCCACTAGCCACCCCCTGTAGATTTCTGCAGTCAAAACCCTGGCTAAGGGTTGTTTTGAGAATGTCTCGCCTTCTAGCTGGCCTGTAGAGCCCATGGGAAAAACCCAGCTGTGTTGGATGGAAGACAATGTCCCCCCTAGAAGCTGAGTTACAACCCCATGGTGACTTTGGAGGTGGGAGGCTCTAGCACCCTTGGGGCATGCAGGGTGGGCAGGTATCCTGAGGTTTTATATGCACTGGGGTCTTCACACCACAGTATCTGCCTCAGTAGGCTCCCTGGAGCATAGAAAGTCCCAGAAAGGTGGCCATCCAGGGATCAGGGCCCTGTTCTCTTCTAAAGAGATTGTCCAAGACGCTGCAggttggctcagtagttaagagcacatactattGTTTCTGGAGGGGACccagatcccagcatccacatggtggttcacaaacagTGCCCCCtactggtctctgtgggcaccagacatgtacaTGGCGCACATAAACATACAAGGTAAATCTGAGACCTCCCGTTACAGCTTGCAGGGCTTCAGTGTGTGCCTGTGACCTGAACTGAGAAACTTCGTGTAGAACCCACACTCGGGCTGAAGGCTGGCCAGTCCCTTGGGTTTCAGCGTCCTCTGGCAGCTCTGGGACACAGGATAGAGGGGAAGGAAGGCTGAGGGCAGAGGTCAATCCTCCCCTATACCATCTTCTACCAACTCCAatgtgcgcccccccccccacttgctGGCCATGACCCCAGCCTGCCCTTTCCCAGGGTAGCTGGCTAACTACTGGTCGTCTGGGCAGATAGGGGTAGGGTAGAGACCAGGGCTGAAGCTCTGAGAATAATGGTCACCGACTGCCCAGCCCAGCAGTGGTAAACATGGCTGACTGGAGGTGTAGCAACATGGGAAAGCCTTGGCGCCCTGGGAAAACCCAAAGCCACAGGGAGCGTGATACTGCATTGTGGCAGAGAGCAAGTACAACACAGAGACAGCCCCACGTGACAGTGTGCTGGCCTAGGTGAACAAGACCCTGGGTACAGCCACGGGGCCAAAATAGCACCATAGCCCATGGAAATCATTAGACCAATAAACACCCATCAGTGAGGAAGGGGAATGCCCCACTAGCTGCTGCTGAAGGGACAGCCAGGACCTCCATGGctgtgcccctcccctccccacacacacacagtgccacgTGGATACTTTGCAAGGGGTCAGATGTGTTTCTGCAAGACACCTTTGgcagcttcttgtttgttttgaactAAGTCTCACTGTCGACCAGGCGTGgaactcccagcaatcctcctgtctcatcctcccAAGCTCTAATGGTCATTAGCTGTGTGTCAAATATGTTTGTGACCAGGAGCTCCAGTGATGGGCTTGGGTTGACTCTAACCTTGGCCCAGGAGGAAAGGAAGCTAAGAGGCCATAGCAGCCCAAGTTCCTGTCCTCCCTGCAGGAGACCAGGGCAGTTGATGCCCGGTGGTCGGTGGAACTTTTTCTCCCTCCAGTCTGCCATATTAGGCAGAAAATGCCACCTGCTTAGGAGAAGTCAGGAGACCCCCAAGAGGCCCTGAAGCCTCAGGGCCTAATTTAGGCTGCAGATAGCCGAAGTGCAACCTGGGAAACAGTCATGAGAGCAATTAGGAGAGGTCCCCACGATGGGTCCCCACCGCAAGCCAGAAAACTGGTGGTGCTGACTGTCCCCACAAGGATAGTTGAGTTCCAAACCCCTGCTATGGGTGAAACCTCCAGCTGACATGGGGTCTCTAGAGGCATGAGGTCGCTCCAGGATAGGGTGAGCACTAACTGGATGGCTGGTGTCCTTAGAAACAGAGACACAAGAACAGAGTTGGGTGAAGATGGGGGCTTCTCAAGCTAGAGTACCACAGAGTACCCTAGCCAAGGGTTCCCAGCAGAAGCCACAGATTGTCACTGGACTGATGGATTACCACTGGAAGCCAGGAATGAACTCCACCGCCTTCACCAGTCAGAGAGCGCCCTCCTTAGGCCTTGTTTGGTAGTGTGGCCTGCATAGTTTAAACCACCTGTTTGTGCACCTTCCCAGCCAGTCCTATCTGTGGTGCTTTCCCCAGAGTGGTTGCTGTGGGTTCCCTTACACCTGTCAGGGTGTGTCCTGTCTGCTCTTCACACTCCAGGTGAGACTTTTCCAGGCAGGTGCCCCAACCGTGGGGGCTGGGCTCTGGAGAGAGGTGAAGGACAGCCCGGTGGAAGGAGGCCCTggcagatctgcctgccttccctaCTGCCTCTGCAAACAGACTCCGCCCACTCACCTCCCATACTGGCTCCCTTCCACAAGAGCCCGCGCACACACACCTCACCTAGACCATGGCTCTGTTGAGCCCTGTCCCCTTTGCCCATCCATCCATTGTCGGTTCCGTCCATCCATCTACATTCCTGTTTTCCCTTCAATCTGTTCATCTGTCCGTTGTCCACCCATCCTTCCTGACTCCAGGCACCAGCCCCCTTACCTCACACCAGCCTTCACAGAAATGAAAGGGCAGAGGCCCTAAGAGTGACACCCATATCGTGTCCTTCCCGCTCTACTTGGACTAGAGCCCAGATCTGCACCCACCTGGGAGGAGGAAGCCCGCCCCTCCGGATAGTCCAGAGTGACATCAGAAGCACAGTCTATCCAGCACTACTGAACCTAGACTTCCTCAGGAATCAACCAGGAGAGACTGAGGAGGTGGAGTCTCCCAGGCAGCAACTCCCCACCCTGCCTCTTGTCACCTCCTGTCATTCAGCAGTGAGCCTGATCTCCACATGGGGGGGTCTAAGCAAACACCTAACATCAAGAGAGGCCCCCGGGTCAGATCCCGAAAACCACCTGCAGTCCTCTGAGGGCAATAAAACCAGATGGGGTGGGGGGGTTAGGGGGTAGTGGCCCAAACTCCTTGTcagtgctgggagcctgtctgtcCTCAGCCAGGGAGACCTGGCTCTCTGAATACCTGCCCCACACA
The Chionomys nivalis chromosome 3, mChiNiv1.1, whole genome shotgun sequence genome window above contains:
- the Rflna gene encoding refilin-A; the encoded protein is MVGHLHLQAMGDTREQSRDGLLDSPDSGLPPSPSPSPPFYALSPGTLEARATTEPPGPNEAPAATSLFQSPPAQEMRPRLLPVFFGESIKVDPEPAHEIRCNSEVTYASERYFRDKIFYAPVPTVTAYSETIVAAPNCTWRSYRSQLTLEPRPRALRFGSTAIIFPKLARSSFRTTLHCSLGQPRHWFSSSLQLQWCGEAVPSSHSPDVL